One genomic window of Cupriavidus malaysiensis includes the following:
- a CDS encoding TolC family protein, translating to MLALLAQFGQPVFAVELNGDTDPGAAMRAGKRVREAGGWGRSGGSAAPASAAAAAPASAAGAPAGADGSVANGVIGPGFSLWELTQELRANNPQLIQARALYQAAKAQVPQIAAPNNPQVGFIWNNLPKNSPLAFARAEQFSYTLTQSFPFPGKKALAAEIADTQAESLDAQRDALFLQLYAQLSTTYFQALSQKAQLEVLRLNLKRLEQVKQVARIRYANNAAGYVDYLNAQVAQSSAQNDAFTLERQYENGLKSINTLIGKAPAFPLELRQDSSATRLPAAPLPELEEMALREHPGVRASRYLVEAAEKGVRLARKAYLPDFQVIGTFNGNNPPLGFRPASYGIEFDIIIPLFFFTKERYGVDEAVANKVASDANEQSVRQQTLLGVNTAHNTLRQAVNQMEFLRRRQLPEAMAAYKMAFTNYANNNAAFTDLLTASTALKNAELAVAQAEADARQAYYTLAAAVGRESL from the coding sequence ATGCTGGCATTGCTGGCCCAGTTCGGCCAGCCGGTTTTTGCTGTGGAGCTGAATGGGGATACCGACCCGGGCGCCGCCATGCGCGCGGGGAAACGCGTGCGCGAAGCCGGCGGCTGGGGCCGCAGCGGCGGCAGCGCCGCGCCGGCTTCGGCGGCGGCAGCCGCTCCGGCAAGCGCCGCTGGTGCGCCGGCTGGCGCCGACGGCAGCGTGGCCAACGGTGTGATCGGCCCTGGCTTCTCCTTGTGGGAACTGACGCAGGAACTGCGCGCCAACAACCCGCAGCTGATCCAGGCGCGCGCGCTGTACCAGGCCGCCAAGGCCCAGGTGCCGCAGATCGCCGCGCCCAACAACCCGCAGGTCGGCTTCATCTGGAACAACCTGCCCAAGAACAGCCCGCTGGCCTTTGCCCGCGCCGAGCAGTTCAGCTACACGCTGACGCAGTCCTTCCCCTTCCCCGGCAAGAAGGCGCTGGCGGCGGAGATCGCCGACACCCAGGCCGAGTCGCTGGACGCGCAGCGCGATGCGCTGTTCCTGCAGCTCTACGCCCAGCTCAGTACCACCTATTTCCAGGCGCTGTCGCAGAAGGCCCAGCTCGAGGTGCTGCGGCTCAACCTGAAGCGGCTCGAACAGGTCAAGCAGGTGGCGCGCATCCGCTATGCCAACAACGCCGCCGGCTACGTCGACTACCTGAACGCGCAGGTGGCGCAGAGCAGCGCGCAGAACGATGCCTTCACGCTGGAGCGGCAGTACGAGAACGGCCTGAAGTCGATCAACACGCTGATCGGCAAGGCGCCGGCCTTCCCGCTGGAACTGCGCCAGGACAGCAGCGCGACGCGGCTGCCGGCCGCGCCGCTGCCGGAGCTGGAGGAGATGGCGCTGCGCGAGCACCCGGGCGTGCGCGCCTCGCGCTACCTGGTGGAGGCCGCCGAGAAGGGCGTGCGGCTGGCGCGCAAGGCCTACCTGCCGGACTTCCAGGTGATCGGCACCTTCAACGGCAACAATCCGCCGCTGGGCTTCCGGCCGGCCAGCTACGGCATCGAATTCGACATCATCATTCCCCTGTTCTTCTTCACCAAGGAACGCTACGGGGTGGATGAGGCGGTGGCCAACAAGGTGGCCTCCGACGCCAACGAACAATCCGTGCGCCAGCAGACCCTGCTGGGCGTGAACACCGCGCACAACACCCTGCGCCAGGCCGTCAACCAGATGGAGTTCCTGCGCCGCCGGCAGCTTCCCGAGGCGATGGCCGCCTACAAGATGGCCTTCACCAACTACGCCAACAACAACGCCGCTTTCACCGACCTGCTGACGGCCAGCACCGCCTTGAAGAACGCGGAGCTGGCGGTGGCGCAGGCGGAGGCGGACGCGCGCCAGGCGTACTACACGCTGGCGGCGGCGGTGGGGCGGGAATCTCTTTGA
- a CDS encoding efflux RND transporter periplasmic adaptor subunit, translating into MNKNLMMGAGLVVALACGAVGGNFWAQRNAGQVPGAAGKPTALADAAAGQAAQPRARAIPTTLALPEGGFDPKIVQSATFSAQPVRVDMPTPGRLAYNVQQAKLASARVAGRVERILVYEGAKVRAGQPLAELYSPEYIAAQNEFLLSHNAYHTLSGSDLKELLDDARQTMQSAENKLRVLGASSEDIARIRERGTVSETLTIRAPISGTIVKREMDQGSYLNVGDALMSVIDTSSVWFTGNLYEHDIRNVKLGQAIEIETAAYPGRRYTGRVSFIAPNVDADTHTLQVRCDVPNPDGLLKPEMYATARIVTGSRQALVVPQSAIVKDQGKLVLLTQPDAQHVRRQVVQGMPHGDGMFAVTDGVPLAQPLKVFTQGGMLLNEMLLKQES; encoded by the coding sequence ATGAACAAGAACCTGATGATGGGCGCCGGCCTGGTGGTGGCGCTGGCATGCGGCGCCGTGGGCGGCAATTTCTGGGCGCAGCGCAATGCCGGACAGGTGCCGGGCGCTGCCGGCAAGCCGACGGCGCTGGCCGACGCGGCGGCCGGACAGGCCGCGCAGCCGCGCGCGCGCGCCATCCCCACCACGCTGGCGCTGCCCGAAGGCGGCTTCGACCCGAAGATCGTGCAGAGCGCGACCTTCAGCGCGCAGCCGGTGCGGGTGGACATGCCGACGCCGGGCCGGCTGGCCTACAACGTGCAGCAGGCCAAGCTGGCCTCGGCGCGGGTGGCGGGCCGGGTGGAACGCATCCTGGTGTACGAGGGCGCCAAGGTGCGCGCCGGCCAGCCGCTGGCCGAGCTGTACTCGCCCGAGTACATCGCGGCGCAGAACGAGTTCCTGCTGTCGCACAACGCCTACCACACCTTGTCGGGCAGCGACCTGAAGGAGCTGCTGGACGATGCGCGCCAGACCATGCAGTCGGCCGAGAACAAGCTGCGCGTGCTGGGCGCGAGCAGCGAGGACATCGCGCGCATCCGCGAGCGCGGCACGGTCAGCGAGACGCTGACGATCCGGGCGCCGATCAGCGGCACCATCGTCAAGCGTGAGATGGACCAGGGTTCCTACCTGAACGTGGGCGACGCGCTGATGAGCGTGATCGACACCAGCTCGGTCTGGTTCACCGGCAACCTGTACGAGCACGATATCCGCAACGTCAAGCTGGGCCAGGCCATCGAGATCGAGACGGCGGCCTACCCGGGGCGGCGCTACACCGGCCGGGTGAGCTTCATCGCGCCGAACGTCGATGCCGACACGCATACGCTGCAGGTGCGCTGCGACGTGCCCAACCCGGACGGGCTGCTCAAGCCGGAGATGTACGCCACCGCGCGCATCGTGACCGGCAGCCGGCAGGCGCTGGTGGTGCCGCAGTCGGCCATCGTCAAGGACCAGGGCAAGCTGGTGCTGCTGACGCAGCCGGACGCGCAGCACGTGCGCCGGCAGGTGGTGCAGGGCATGCCGCACGGCGACGGCATGTTCGCCGTGACCGACGGCGTGCCGCTGGCGCAGCCGCTCAAGGTGTTCACGCAAGGGGGCATGCTGCTCAACGAGATGCTGCTCAAGCAGGAGTCCTGA
- a CDS encoding efflux RND transporter permease subunit: protein MAFTPIRAILKRRLMIVFLAVALLVAGVLSFLRLPLQAYPGVAPVTVQAITQWPGRSTVEVEQQITIPVENALASVPDVQSFRSVSLFGLSVVTVKFKEGVDNFKARQNFVTYLSQANLPQGVQAALSPDSDATGEIMRFRLEGDGVDLTTLKTVQDYTVYKEIKHIPGVADVSAFGGMVKQYQIVPTPEKMQAYGLTLKQVIDAVTNANANTGGGLMKAGEQQFVVRGVGLLQTLEDIRNVAVATTNGVPVRVRDIAEVREGHAQRLGMVQFDRQDDVVEGIVLLKRDDNASEVLARVRDKIADLNENTLPKHIQIKPFYDRQNLLDLTMGTVEHALFVGISLVLIVLFVFLGSFRAAAVVAAVIPLALCVSFINMDHFKVPANLISLGAIDFGLIVDAAVIVMENIMRHLEEGQSNTEEAIVKATSEVQRAMIFSTGIIIVAYSPLFFMGGVEGIIFKPMAFTMGFALLASIVLALTFVPAVTSFVFSGSLRPHSPRFIEIILNGYKPLLRALLKRPGMVFLAAALGLGGTLYSSRYLGTEFLPTLEENNLWLRVTLPNTVDLDYSASIGRELRAYFREQPEVRAVSLQIGRPDDGTDSTGVFNQEYALYFKPREDWPKGTTKQQVVDRLTKRLNRVPGIEYNFSQYIQDNVNEALSGVKGENSVKIFGPDLLALQDKAKEVESILKRVPGLADVGIFKELGQPTLNISVDREKTARFGLSVNDIQTLVQYAIGGDPVTQILDGEKTFGLTVRLNDSARNNADVINRLLVDTPDGQRIPLSMVAKVEVTDGPFFIYRESGKRYIAIKFGVRGRDLGSAVTEAQEKVKQAVALPAGYTMFWDGQFNQMKVAQKKLAVIVPLTILVIFLLLYSTFGNFKDALMVVLNVPFAAIGGLLSLHIAGETLSISAGIGFLSLFGIAIQDGVILISYINRLSQSGADDLHEAVVEGASLRLRPVVMTAMLAGLGLLPAALSHGIGSEAQRPLALVIVGGMVTTTLLTLLVLPVVFAWVNRRRGGQGGADAASLTPAEGV from the coding sequence ATGGCGTTCACCCCGATCCGCGCCATCCTCAAGCGCCGCCTGATGATCGTCTTCCTGGCCGTCGCCCTGCTGGTGGCCGGGGTCCTGAGTTTCCTGCGCCTGCCGCTGCAGGCCTATCCCGGCGTGGCGCCGGTGACGGTGCAGGCCATCACGCAATGGCCGGGCCGCAGCACGGTGGAGGTGGAGCAGCAGATCACCATCCCGGTGGAGAACGCGCTGGCCAGCGTGCCGGACGTGCAGTCCTTCCGCTCGGTGTCGCTGTTCGGGCTGTCGGTGGTGACGGTGAAGTTCAAGGAAGGCGTCGACAACTTCAAGGCGCGCCAGAACTTCGTCACCTACCTGTCGCAGGCCAACCTGCCGCAAGGCGTGCAGGCCGCGCTGTCGCCCGACAGCGATGCCACCGGCGAGATCATGCGCTTCCGCCTGGAGGGCGACGGCGTGGACCTGACCACGCTCAAGACCGTCCAGGACTACACCGTCTACAAGGAAATCAAGCACATCCCCGGCGTGGCGGACGTGTCCGCCTTCGGCGGCATGGTCAAGCAGTACCAGATCGTGCCGACGCCGGAGAAGATGCAGGCCTACGGCCTCACGCTCAAGCAGGTCATCGACGCGGTGACCAATGCCAACGCCAACACCGGCGGCGGGCTGATGAAGGCCGGCGAACAGCAGTTCGTGGTGCGCGGCGTGGGCCTGCTGCAGACGCTGGAGGATATCCGCAACGTCGCCGTGGCGACGACCAACGGCGTGCCGGTGCGCGTGCGCGACATCGCCGAGGTGCGCGAGGGCCATGCGCAGCGCCTGGGCATGGTGCAGTTCGATCGCCAGGACGATGTGGTCGAGGGCATCGTGCTGCTCAAGCGCGACGACAACGCCTCAGAAGTGCTGGCCCGGGTGCGCGACAAGATCGCGGACCTGAACGAGAACACGCTGCCCAAGCATATCCAGATCAAGCCCTTCTATGACCGGCAGAACCTGCTGGATCTCACCATGGGCACGGTGGAGCATGCACTGTTCGTCGGCATCTCGCTGGTGCTGATCGTGCTGTTCGTCTTCCTCGGCAGCTTCCGCGCGGCCGCGGTGGTGGCGGCGGTGATCCCGCTGGCGCTGTGCGTGTCCTTCATCAACATGGACCACTTCAAGGTGCCGGCCAACCTGATCTCGCTCGGCGCCATCGACTTCGGCCTGATCGTCGACGCGGCGGTGATCGTGATGGAAAACATCATGCGCCACCTGGAGGAAGGCCAGTCGAACACCGAGGAAGCCATCGTCAAGGCCACCAGCGAAGTGCAGCGGGCCATGATCTTCTCCACCGGCATCATCATCGTGGCCTACTCGCCGCTGTTCTTCATGGGCGGGGTGGAAGGCATCATCTTCAAGCCGATGGCCTTCACCATGGGCTTCGCGCTGCTGGCTTCGATCGTGCTGGCGCTGACCTTCGTGCCGGCGGTGACCTCCTTCGTCTTCAGCGGTTCGCTGCGGCCGCACTCGCCGCGCTTCATCGAGATCATCCTCAACGGCTACAAGCCGCTGCTGCGCGCCCTGCTCAAGCGCCCCGGCATGGTCTTCCTGGCCGCCGCGCTCGGCCTGGGCGGCACCCTGTACAGCTCGCGCTACCTGGGTACCGAGTTCCTGCCCACGCTGGAAGAGAACAACCTGTGGCTGCGCGTGACGCTGCCCAATACCGTCGACCTGGACTATTCGGCCTCGATCGGCCGCGAGCTGCGCGCCTACTTCCGCGAGCAGCCCGAGGTGCGCGCGGTCTCGCTGCAGATCGGCCGCCCCGACGACGGCACCGATTCCACCGGCGTGTTCAACCAGGAATACGCGCTGTACTTCAAGCCGCGCGAAGACTGGCCCAAGGGCACGACCAAGCAGCAGGTGGTCGATCGCCTGACCAAGCGGCTGAACCGCGTGCCGGGCATCGAGTACAACTTCTCGCAGTACATCCAGGACAACGTCAACGAGGCGCTGTCCGGGGTCAAGGGCGAGAACTCGGTCAAGATCTTCGGCCCCGACCTGCTCGCCCTGCAGGACAAGGCCAAGGAAGTGGAGTCCATCCTCAAGCGCGTGCCGGGCCTGGCCGACGTGGGTATCTTCAAGGAGCTGGGCCAGCCCACGCTGAACATCTCGGTGGACCGCGAGAAGACCGCCCGCTTCGGCCTCAGCGTCAACGACATCCAGACCCTGGTGCAGTACGCCATCGGCGGCGACCCGGTCACGCAGATCCTCGACGGCGAGAAGACCTTCGGCCTGACCGTGCGCCTGAACGACAGCGCGCGCAACAACGCCGACGTGATCAACCGCCTGCTGGTGGACACGCCCGACGGGCAGCGCATTCCGCTGTCGATGGTGGCCAAGGTCGAAGTCACCGACGGTCCTTTCTTCATCTACCGCGAATCCGGCAAGCGCTACATCGCCATCAAGTTCGGCGTGCGCGGGCGCGACCTCGGCAGCGCCGTGACGGAGGCGCAGGAGAAGGTCAAGCAGGCGGTCGCGCTGCCGGCCGGCTACACCATGTTCTGGGACGGCCAGTTCAACCAGATGAAGGTGGCGCAGAAGAAGCTGGCGGTGATCGTGCCGCTCACCATCCTGGTGATCTTCCTGCTGCTGTACAGCACCTTCGGCAACTTCAAGGACGCGCTGATGGTGGTGCTGAACGTGCCGTTCGCGGCCATCGGCGGCCTGCTGTCGCTGCATATCGCCGGCGAGACGCTGAGCATCTCCGCGGGCATCGGCTTCCTGTCGCTGTTCGGCATCGCCATCCAGGACGGGGTGATCCTGATCTCCTACATCAACCGCCTGTCGCAGTCCGGCGCGGACGACCTGCATGAAGCGGTGGTGGAGGGCGCCTCGCTGCGGCTGCGCCCGGTGGTGATGACGGCCATGCTGGCCGGCCTGGGCCTGCTGCCGGCGGCGCTGTCGCACGGCATCGGCTCGGAGGCGCAGCGTCCGCTGGCACTGGTGATCGTGGGCGGCATGGTGACCACCACGCTGCTGACGCTGCTGGTGCTGCCGGTGGTGTTCGCCTGGGTCAACCGCCGCCGTGGCGGCCAGGGCGGCGCGGATGCGGCATCGCTGACGCCGGCCGAAGGGGTGTGA
- a CDS encoding DUF4337 domain-containing protein produces the protein MSEGFHVHGAHDHALEHAAEAGHADRFAGRIAVMTAILSTAGAVFGYQGGATQNEALLLKNEAAIHKTEAANQWAYYQAKGQKQAIAELTAQLPGVDQAAARREAQRYAAEKEVIRQKADAQEQAARQADEASEAAVHHHHRWAQAVVAIQVSIALAAITLLSRRRWLQAVSYGVATVGGILAALAALHL, from the coding sequence ATGTCGGAAGGTTTTCACGTGCATGGCGCGCACGACCACGCCCTCGAGCACGCTGCGGAGGCGGGCCATGCGGACCGCTTCGCCGGCCGCATCGCGGTCATGACGGCGATCTTGTCGACGGCGGGCGCGGTGTTCGGCTACCAGGGCGGCGCCACGCAGAACGAGGCGCTGCTGTTGAAGAACGAGGCCGCCATCCACAAGACCGAGGCGGCCAATCAATGGGCTTACTACCAGGCCAAGGGGCAGAAGCAGGCCATCGCCGAACTGACGGCGCAGTTGCCGGGTGTCGACCAGGCGGCGGCCAGGCGCGAGGCGCAGCGCTACGCCGCCGAGAAGGAGGTGATCCGGCAGAAGGCCGACGCCCAGGAGCAGGCCGCCCGGCAGGCGGACGAGGCCAGCGAGGCCGCGGTGCACCATCACCACCGCTGGGCGCAGGCGGTCGTCGCCATCCAGGTGTCGATCGCGCTGGCCGCCATCACGCTGCTGTCGCGGCGGCGCTGGCTGCAGGCCGTCTCCTATGGCGTGGCGACGGTCGGCGGGATCCTGGCGGCGCTCGCGGCGCTGCACCTGTAA
- a CDS encoding sensor domain-containing diguanylate cyclase, which produces MPLKRISGIFFSRPTLFIVGAVAGALALAGIAAMVLYEMRMDALGRARDGAENLALILQRDIERNLEVYELSIDAVVDGVSDPATLRLPAGIRQRVLFDRSTHARDMGTLLVADRTGEVVFDSAGYPPRRRNLAEEDYFTVHQRAAGAGLFISRPFVPGAQAADQAIALSRRLAGPHGDFAGAVVGTLRLNYFHRLFDGMTLGDHGSLTLLRSDGTVLMRRPYSVSEIGRSIAAAASFKPLLLASSGSFIGTAALDGERRLYSFRHIGTPPLIIVVGLSTQDIYAEWRRRAWAIGMVVALLDAFFIAISVLFANQLRQRLAMEAQLHRLASTDGLTGVGTRRLLDETLDTAWRAARRQRQRMSLLMVDADRFKSFNDRFGHAAGDAALRAIAQCIAASARRPGDFVGRYGGEEFCVLLPGTGLDDAIRVAERIRAAVQAIDPAALGAGEDRLSVSIGVAAFDGDTQRYRSRQELLLAADHRLYEAKAGGRNTVRPATAAATPAATPAATPAATPAATPAAGGGAAHPFTERG; this is translated from the coding sequence ATGCCGTTGAAGCGGATCTCCGGCATCTTCTTCAGCCGGCCGACCCTGTTCATCGTCGGCGCGGTGGCCGGCGCGCTGGCGCTCGCCGGCATCGCCGCCATGGTGCTCTACGAGATGCGCATGGACGCGCTGGGGCGTGCGCGCGACGGCGCCGAGAACCTGGCGCTGATCCTGCAGCGGGATATCGAACGCAACCTCGAGGTCTACGAGCTCTCCATCGACGCCGTGGTGGACGGCGTCAGCGACCCGGCCACCCTGCGCCTGCCGGCGGGGATCCGGCAGCGCGTCCTGTTCGACCGTTCCACCCACGCGCGCGACATGGGGACGCTGCTGGTGGCCGACCGGACAGGCGAGGTCGTGTTCGACTCCGCAGGCTATCCTCCCAGGCGGCGCAATCTCGCCGAGGAGGACTACTTCACCGTCCATCAGCGCGCCGCCGGGGCAGGACTCTTCATCAGCCGTCCCTTCGTGCCGGGCGCGCAGGCAGCAGACCAGGCGATCGCGCTGAGCCGGCGGCTGGCCGGCCCGCACGGGGATTTTGCCGGGGCCGTGGTGGGCACGCTTCGCCTGAACTATTTCCACCGCCTGTTCGATGGCATGACGCTCGGCGACCACGGTTCCCTGACCCTGCTGCGCAGCGACGGCACGGTGCTGATGCGCCGGCCCTACAGCGTGTCGGAGATCGGGCGCAGCATCGCCGCGGCGGCTTCCTTCAAGCCGCTGCTGCTGGCCAGCAGCGGCAGCTTCATCGGCACCGCGGCGCTGGACGGCGAGCGCCGGCTCTACAGCTTCCGCCATATCGGCACCCCGCCGCTGATCATCGTGGTGGGGCTGTCGACGCAGGACATCTATGCCGAATGGCGGCGCCGTGCCTGGGCCATCGGCATGGTGGTGGCCTTGCTCGATGCCTTCTTCATCGCTATCTCCGTCCTCTTCGCGAACCAGCTCCGCCAGCGCCTGGCGATGGAAGCGCAGTTGCACCGGCTAGCCAGCACCGACGGCCTGACCGGGGTCGGCACGCGCCGCCTGCTGGACGAGACGCTGGACACTGCCTGGCGCGCCGCCAGGCGGCAGCGGCAGCGCATGTCCTTGCTGATGGTGGATGCCGACCGCTTCAAGTCGTTCAACGACCGCTTCGGCCATGCGGCGGGCGATGCCGCGCTGCGGGCCATCGCACAATGCATCGCCGCCAGCGCGCGCAGGCCGGGAGACTTCGTCGGCCGCTACGGCGGCGAAGAGTTCTGCGTGCTGTTGCCCGGCACCGGCCTGGACGATGCCATCCGCGTTGCCGAGCGGATCCGCGCCGCCGTGCAGGCCATCGATCCGGCTGCGCTGGGCGCAGGCGAGGACAGGCTGAGCGTCAGCATCGGGGTCGCCGCCTTCGATGGCGATACACAGCGCTATCGCAGCCGGCAGGAACTGCTGCTCGCCGCCGATCATCGCCTCTACGAAGCCAAGGCCGGCGGGCGCAATACGGTGCGGCCGGCGACGGCCGCCGCCACACCAGCCGCCACACCAGCCGCCACACCAGCCGCCACACCAGCCGCCACACCAGCCGCCGGCGGGGGCGCCGCCCATCCTTTCACCGAGCGGGGCTGA
- a CDS encoding helix-turn-helix domain-containing protein — MRFDVVFSPFSPLSASSASLHPVGGHAGLPAEAGQGEQVTILTPRQAEVYAMLLDGQPDKRIAQRLVLQEYTVKEHVSAIFARLGVGNRRQLIRQACLPGCHTPPTHLARREPARGEAISPAQLGLTARQADVLRLLLDGAGNRGIARQLGLKEDTVKGHVTAILRALNASTRSQVMVLMRPFSLL, encoded by the coding sequence GTGCGGTTCGACGTCGTTTTTTCACCCTTTTCACCGCTTTCGGCCTCCTCGGCCTCCTTGCACCCGGTGGGCGGGCATGCGGGCCTGCCTGCCGAGGCAGGGCAAGGCGAGCAGGTCACCATCCTGACCCCGCGGCAGGCCGAGGTCTACGCCATGCTGCTCGATGGCCAGCCGGATAAACGGATCGCCCAGCGGCTGGTCTTGCAGGAATACACCGTGAAGGAGCACGTCTCGGCGATCTTCGCCAGGCTGGGCGTGGGCAACCGCCGGCAGCTGATCCGGCAGGCCTGCCTGCCCGGCTGCCACACGCCGCCGACCCACCTGGCGCGGCGGGAGCCTGCGCGCGGGGAGGCGATCTCCCCGGCCCAGCTCGGCCTGACGGCACGCCAGGCCGATGTGTTGCGGCTGCTGCTCGACGGCGCAGGCAACCGGGGCATCGCGCGGCAGCTCGGGCTGAAAGAGGACACGGTCAAGGGGCACGTCACGGCCATCCTGCGGGCGCTGAACGCCAGTACCCGCTCGCAGGTGATGGTGCTGATGCGGCCGTTCTCGCTGCTTTAG
- a CDS encoding N-acyl-D-amino-acid deacylase family protein, with protein MYDLVIRGGTLVDGSGAPARTGDLAIQDGIIQQAGGSAGPARRVIDASGCLVTPGWVDIHTHYDGQATWDPYLTPSTWHGVTTAIMGNCGVGFAPVRPQDRDWLIRVMEGVEDIPGAVLSEGIQWDWESFPQYLDALARRPKALDIGAQVPHSALRTYVMGERGVHHDEATPEDIQQMCALLGEAMRAGALGFSTSRTFLHKYEGRKYPPGTFATLAEIGALGETLGAAGHGVFQMTSNHVSMDGEIPWLRKLARHNRLPVLFNLQQTDPEPDLWQTLLAALEDARAQDIPLFGGICGRPLGLLFSWETSLHPFIQSVAYQRLQGLPFAQRIAALRQPDTRHAILHGERTLADKNLERMFSQFSRIYPMEARPDYEPAEDKSVASLARQSGRDPLEVIYDLMLEQDGKAILYYPSFNYSYGELSQIHAMLQTPSTVNSLADGGAHCGYICDVSMPTFMLTHWTRDRRRGPRLSVEAMVRRQTLETARLYGLHDRGLLQPGKKADINVIDYARLNLHAPRMVYDLPAGGRRLVQDADGYVATLVAGMPIFEHGQATGELPGRLLRGAAGGAR; from the coding sequence ATGTACGATCTCGTTATCCGCGGCGGCACGCTCGTCGACGGCAGCGGCGCCCCGGCGCGCACCGGAGACCTGGCCATCCAGGACGGCATCATCCAGCAGGCCGGCGGCAGCGCGGGTCCCGCCCGCCGCGTCATCGACGCCAGCGGCTGCCTGGTCACGCCGGGCTGGGTCGACATCCACACCCACTACGACGGCCAGGCCACCTGGGACCCCTACCTGACGCCCTCCACCTGGCATGGCGTCACCACCGCCATCATGGGCAACTGCGGCGTGGGCTTCGCCCCGGTGCGGCCGCAGGACCGTGACTGGCTGATCCGCGTGATGGAGGGCGTCGAGGACATTCCCGGTGCGGTGCTCTCCGAGGGCATCCAGTGGGACTGGGAGAGCTTTCCGCAGTACCTCGACGCGCTGGCGCGGCGCCCCAAGGCGCTCGACATCGGCGCCCAGGTGCCGCACTCGGCCTTGCGCACCTACGTGATGGGCGAGCGCGGCGTGCATCACGACGAGGCCACGCCGGAAGACATCCAGCAGATGTGCGCGCTGCTGGGCGAGGCCATGCGCGCGGGCGCGCTCGGCTTCTCCACCTCCCGCACCTTCCTGCACAAGTACGAGGGCAGGAAGTACCCGCCCGGCACCTTCGCCACCCTGGCCGAGATCGGCGCGCTCGGCGAGACCTTGGGCGCGGCCGGCCACGGCGTGTTCCAGATGACCTCCAACCATGTGTCGATGGACGGCGAGATCCCCTGGCTGCGCAAGCTGGCCCGCCACAACCGGCTGCCGGTGCTGTTCAACCTGCAGCAGACCGATCCCGAGCCCGACCTGTGGCAGACGCTGCTGGCGGCGCTGGAAGACGCCCGGGCGCAGGACATCCCGCTCTTCGGCGGCATCTGCGGGCGTCCGCTGGGATTGCTGTTCTCGTGGGAGACCAGCCTGCATCCCTTTATCCAGTCGGTCGCCTACCAGCGCCTGCAGGGCCTGCCGTTCGCGCAGCGCATCGCCGCGCTGCGGCAGCCCGATACGCGCCACGCCATCCTGCACGGCGAACGCACGCTGGCGGACAAGAACCTGGAGCGCATGTTCAGCCAGTTCTCCCGCATCTACCCGATGGAGGCACGGCCCGACTACGAGCCCGCCGAGGACAAGAGCGTGGCCAGCCTGGCGCGGCAGAGCGGGCGCGACCCGCTGGAGGTGATCTACGACCTGATGCTGGAGCAGGACGGCAAGGCCATCCTCTACTACCCCAGCTTCAACTACTCCTACGGCGAACTGTCGCAGATCCACGCCATGCTGCAGACCCCGAGCACCGTCAACAGCCTGGCCGACGGCGGCGCGCACTGCGGCTATATCTGCGACGTCAGCATGCCCACCTTCATGCTCACCCACTGGACCCGCGACCGCCGGCGCGGCCCGCGCCTGAGCGTGGAAGCGATGGTGCGGCGGCAGACGCTGGAAACCGCCCGGCTCTATGGCCTGCATGACCGCGGCCTGCTGCAGCCGGGCAAGAAGGCAGACATCAACGTGATCGACTACGCGCGCCTGAACCTGCACGCGCCGCGCATGGTCTACGACCTGCCGGCCGGCGGGCGCCGCCTGGTGCAGGACGCGGACGGCTACGTGGCGACGCTGGTGGCCGGCATGCCGATCTTCGAGCACGGGCAGGCCACCGGCGAGCTGCCAGGACGCCTGCTGCGCGGGGCCGCGGGCGGGGCGCGCTAG